The window CTGCTTGGGGCCGCGCTGCAAACGATCTTGCAAATCGGCGACTTGCCGATGGATGCGGTGCAGCACGCGAAGAGCTTCGGTCAGTGTGGTCATCAGCCCAGCCTCAGAGGTAGAAATGCCGGTGGACGAACCCGGCAGATGCATTGTAGCAGAGGAGTGGCCTGGGAAGGGCGCAGATTGCCCGCCGCGACGGCGAAGATGGCGATTGAGCCCGCCCCGGTTGCATTTTGCAACCTACAATTGCTCGTCGCCCGAGACTCCAAGGCGCGACAAAAACAGGATGAGAAGAGACGGAAAAACCGGTAATGCCGGCAGAAGCAATTCTGCCGGCATTGTCGTTTATCCCACGCGAATCGCCCACAGCAGAAAACTGAGGCTTCGATGCAAACGGCAACCTTACCAGCCCGGATCGAAATGCTCGGCGTCGAACTCGATCCGCTGACGATGCGTCAAGCCGTGGAAACCGTGTTGGGCTGGACCCGCGACGAAGTGGCCACGCGCTGCCGTTATGTGGTGACTCCGAACGTCGATCACATTGTGTTGCTGCAGCATCACGCCGGATTGCAGGCCGCCTATGAAGAAGCCGATTTGATCCTGGCCGACGGTGCGCCGGTGGTGTGGGCTTCGCATTTGCTCGGCAGGAGCTTGCCCGATCGCATTCCGGGATCCGATCTCACGCCAGCGATTTTCGCCGCTGCGCCGACCGACCGAACACTGAAAGTCTTTTTGCTCGGCGCGATGCCGGGCGTGGCCGAAGTGGCTGCTGCCAACATCGAAGAGCGCTGGCCGCAAGTGAAAGTTACCGGCTGCTATAGCCCGCCCATGGGCTTCGAAAAATCACCAGCCGAGAACAACAAGATTCTGGATCTGATCGCCGCGGCAGCGCCGGACCTGCTGATCGTCGGCGTGGGCGCCCCCAAGCAAGAGCTGTGGGTGCATCAGCATTGCGAACGACTCGCCGCGCGCGCCGCGCTGTGCGTGGGCGCGACGATCGATTTCCTCGCCGGCGAAAAAAGTCGGGCGCCAAAATGGATGCGCCGCGTCGGCCTCGAGTGGGCTCATCGTCTGGCCACGGAACCCCGCCGACTCGCGAGTCGCTATGCCCGCGACGCCTGGATCTTTCCGCAAATCGTGCTGCGCTCTTACTTCGGCAATTCTCGCTCGCCAAAGTAACCCGTAGGTAGGACGGACCATTGGTCCGCTCCCGAAGCGGGTACCACGCCACATCTGTGCACTCGCGGCTCTTCGCCGGACCAAAGGTCCGCCCTACGGAAGACGGCGACGGGTCTACTTGTCAGTCCAGGGCTCGTGGTGTTTATTGCAGGCAAGGCACTTCTCTCCTTCTCTGCGAAGCACGCACATCATGACCTCTCTTCGGGCTCCTTATCCGGCCGCTCTCGATTTTGCCGAAAAACAGGTGGCCGCGCTGCTGCAGAAGCATCCCGATTATTTCCCGATCTATACCCTCGGCGGAAAGTGGCACCATGGCGGCGAACTTTGGACCGATTGGACCGGCGGTTTCCTTGCGGGCATGATGTGGCAGTTTCATCTGCGCGAGCGAGCTGAAAAGAAACAGCTGTCGGCAGAGACGCTCAATTCCACCAACTGGCGGAAGCGTGCCGAGCATTATTCGAAGCTGCTCGAGCATCGGCAGGATGATCGCAACGTCCACGATCTGGGCTTCATTTTTCTCAGCACCTATTTGCCCTGGTACGAACTGACCGGTAATCAGCAAATTCACAACGTGCTGATTCACGCCGGCAACACATTGGCCATGCGGTTCATGGAACGCGGGCAGTATCTGCGTTCGTTTGTCGCGCCGGAGTCGCTGTTCATCGACATCATGATGAATGTGCCGCTGATTTTTTACGCAGCCAATGAATCGGGCAATCGCGACCTGGCCCGCGTGGCCACAGCCCATTGCTTGACGACGCGCGATCATCTGGTGCGCGACGATGGCTCGACCGCGCACGAAGGGATGTTCGATCTCGAGACAGGCAAATTCCTCAAGCAAACGACGCATCAAGGCCTGCGCGACGACAGCGCCTGGGCCCGTGGTTTGGCGTGGTCGCTGTACGGTTACAGCAAGTGCTATGCACTGACGGGGAACAAGGATTTCTTGGAAGTCGCCGAGAAGAACGCCAACTACTGGATCAATCGCTTGCCCGAAGATCAGGTGCCGCTGTGGGATTTCGATGCCAATCCCAACGACCCGCCGCCGTTCGGTAACCAAAAGGAGACGAGCGCCGCGGCGATCGCGGCCAGCGGCTTGCTCGATCTGGCCCGGCAGACCGAAGACGACAACCTGGCCGAGCAATACGAAGCGACCGCGCTCGGCATGCTCGATCGCCTGTGCACGCCGGAATATCTCGCTAGTCAAACGCCCGGTTGGGAAGGGATTCTCAAGCACGGTGTGTATCACACGGTGAAGAACCTGGGTGTCGACGAATCGGTGATGTGGGGCGAGTACTTTTTTGTCGAAGCCCTGACGAAGGTCGTCTGCAGCAACTTCGCTCGCGTCTCTGCCGATGCTCTCGATCGCAATCGCGAGAAGTACGCGGCGTTTCGGTTGGGGAGCTAGTTCGATGAAAGCTCTTCGCGGGTGCGGTTTGATTTTGGTGGTGCTCGCAGCCTTCGTCGGTTGCGGGCCCGCTCAACAAACGATCAAAGTCGCCAAAGGCGAATCGGCAGCGGCAGCCATCGTGCGCGTGGCCAAATCGTTGCCTTCGCCGCAAGCTGAAGAGTTCTCCGCGGCGGCCGAATCGCTGGCCTTTTATTATACCCTGCGTAATCCAGAGGCCGTTTCGAAGAGCGGCCCGACGCGCGCGATTCACGCCAAGACGCCAGCCCAAGTCATCGCCGAGTACAACCGTCTCAGCCCAGAGTCCAAGGCAGACCTCGCCACTCAAATTGCCTCGATCAAGGCGAGCGACAAATCACCGTAGTTCAAAAAACTGCAGCAAGCGAATCCTATGGTCTTTCCCATCTCCGACGATAACAGCGACCGACGGATTTTTCCGGTGGTCAACGTCGCCCTCATCGTCATTAATGTGCTGGTCTTCGTCCTCTTCCAAGGACTGGGGCAGAACGAAGCCTTTACGATGGCGTTCTCGACCGTGCCGCGCGAGATCGCCACAGGGCGTGACATCATCACCGAAGATTCGGTGAAGCGGTTTCAAACGGCTGAGGGTGCGGTCGATGTGACCGTGCCCGGCCTCAAGCGCACACCGATTCCGGTTTACTTCACGCTGCTCACGTCGATGTTCATGCACGGCAGCTTGATGCATCTGGCGGGGAACATGTGGTTCCTGTGGATCTTTGGCGACAACATCGAGAACGATCTGGGCCGTGTGCGGTACACGATTTTTTACCTGCTGACCGGGATCATCGCCTCGCTCACGCATGTCGCGATGAATCTCAGTGGCGAGTCTGCGCTGGTGCCCAGCCTGGGCGCATCGGGCGCCATCTCCGGCGTGATGGGCGCTTATCTGGTGCTGCATCCCAAGCGACAAGTGACCGTGCTCATCTTCCGCTTCATCACACAAGTCCCCGGCTTCGTCGCCGTGGGGCTGTGGTTCGGTTTTCAGATCATCAGCAGTCTGCAAGCCATGGGCGGCAGCGGCGACGGCGTGGCGTATGGCGCTCACATCGGCGGCTTCATCGCCGGGGCAGCGCTCGTGAAGCTCTTCACCATCGGCCTGCCGCAGAATCTGCCGCTGACGGATACTCAGCCGCAACCGCCGGAATATC is drawn from Anatilimnocola floriformis and contains these coding sequences:
- a CDS encoding WecB/TagA/CpsF family glycosyltransferase, whose product is MQTATLPARIEMLGVELDPLTMRQAVETVLGWTRDEVATRCRYVVTPNVDHIVLLQHHAGLQAAYEEADLILADGAPVVWASHLLGRSLPDRIPGSDLTPAIFAAAPTDRTLKVFLLGAMPGVAEVAAANIEERWPQVKVTGCYSPPMGFEKSPAENNKILDLIAAAAPDLLIVGVGAPKQELWVHQHCERLAARAALCVGATIDFLAGEKSRAPKWMRRVGLEWAHRLATEPRRLASRYARDAWIFPQIVLRSYFGNSRSPK
- a CDS encoding glycoside hydrolase family 88 protein, whose product is MTSLRAPYPAALDFAEKQVAALLQKHPDYFPIYTLGGKWHHGGELWTDWTGGFLAGMMWQFHLRERAEKKQLSAETLNSTNWRKRAEHYSKLLEHRQDDRNVHDLGFIFLSTYLPWYELTGNQQIHNVLIHAGNTLAMRFMERGQYLRSFVAPESLFIDIMMNVPLIFYAANESGNRDLARVATAHCLTTRDHLVRDDGSTAHEGMFDLETGKFLKQTTHQGLRDDSAWARGLAWSLYGYSKCYALTGNKDFLEVAEKNANYWINRLPEDQVPLWDFDANPNDPPPFGNQKETSAAAIAASGLLDLARQTEDDNLAEQYEATALGMLDRLCTPEYLASQTPGWEGILKHGVYHTVKNLGVDESVMWGEYFFVEALTKVVCSNFARVSADALDRNREKYAAFRLGS
- a CDS encoding rhomboid family intramembrane serine protease, with the translated sequence MVFPISDDNSDRRIFPVVNVALIVINVLVFVLFQGLGQNEAFTMAFSTVPREIATGRDIITEDSVKRFQTAEGAVDVTVPGLKRTPIPVYFTLLTSMFMHGSLMHLAGNMWFLWIFGDNIENDLGRVRYTIFYLLTGIIASLTHVAMNLSGESALVPSLGASGAISGVMGAYLVLHPKRQVTVLIFRFITQVPGFVAVGLWFGFQIISSLQAMGGSGDGVAYGAHIGGFIAGAALVKLFTIGLPQNLPLTDTQPQPPEYRSYGRPRKSDW